The Nitrospirales bacterium genome includes a window with the following:
- the ndk gene encoding nucleoside-diphosphate kinase, translating to MSERTLAIIKPDAVQKHAIGDIIRRYEEAKLHPIAMKMMTLSKDLAEGFYAVHKERPFFNDLTTYMASGPVVVLVLEGENAIKVNRDLMGATDPKKAEARTIRAAHGASIEANAVHGSDAPETAQFEIGFFFPELKG from the coding sequence ATGTCAGAACGGACACTTGCGATCATTAAACCGGATGCCGTCCAAAAACATGCGATTGGCGATATCATTCGGCGTTACGAAGAAGCCAAACTTCATCCGATCGCGATGAAAATGATGACATTGTCGAAGGACCTTGCTGAAGGTTTCTACGCTGTGCACAAAGAGCGTCCTTTTTTCAACGATCTCACGACGTACATGGCATCGGGGCCCGTGGTAGTTTTAGTGTTAGAAGGGGAGAATGCCATTAAAGTGAATCGCGATTTAATGGGCGCGACAGACCCGAAGAAAGCCGAGGCCAGGACGATTCGAGCCGCCCATGGAGCATCGATTGAAGCGAATGCTGTGCACGGGTCTGACGCACCGGAAACGGCTCAGTTTGAAATCGGGTTCTTTTTCCCTGAGTTGAAGGGGTAA